The following proteins are co-located in the Desulfatirhabdium butyrativorans DSM 18734 genome:
- a CDS encoding ARPP-1 family domain-containing protein: protein METILTRYFNDIIRMGDLSIHQDLAIVPLYGEAAGGPEYITLKTALASGLTITEVNEGGSVPELKVTNLTGKHVLIIDGEEVAGAKQNRVLNTSILIAAGASLVIPVSCTEHGRWGYRSDRFEDSDVCMSPSLRSRKNLSVSHSLQSSGRYRADQGVVWEGIAELHHRHGTHSGTGAMKDAYERKRRSNEDYQQAFPCLEGQCGMVVLIRGRVVGLEMVSRPEIYRQLHDKLINSYAMDIPMSRPGQSGPAMIKVEKILERIREAKEERFPSVGVGEDRRYTARELMGSALVVDDWIVHLAFFRTDHSGHAHVTADRMASLGRRRAFHTRNF, encoded by the coding sequence ATGGAAACCATTCTGACCAGGTACTTCAACGACATCATTCGAATGGGCGACCTGAGCATTCATCAGGATCTGGCTATTGTGCCGCTGTATGGCGAGGCAGCAGGCGGCCCGGAATACATCACCCTGAAGACCGCCCTTGCCAGTGGATTGACCATTACAGAGGTCAACGAGGGCGGGAGCGTGCCGGAACTGAAGGTAACCAATCTGACCGGCAAGCATGTGTTGATCATCGATGGCGAAGAAGTGGCCGGAGCCAAACAGAACCGGGTGCTGAACACCAGCATTCTGATTGCCGCCGGAGCCAGCCTGGTGATTCCCGTATCCTGCACCGAGCATGGGCGATGGGGGTACCGGTCTGATCGATTCGAGGATTCCGATGTATGCATGTCACCTTCTCTTCGCAGCCGGAAGAATCTCTCAGTATCACATTCTCTGCAATCATCCGGAAGATACAGGGCTGATCAGGGGGTTGTCTGGGAGGGTATTGCGGAGCTGCATCACCGTCACGGAACTCATTCCGGGACCGGAGCTATGAAAGATGCCTATGAAAGAAAACGACGGTCCAATGAAGACTATCAACAGGCTTTTCCCTGCCTGGAAGGTCAATGCGGCATGGTGGTATTGATCCGGGGTCGCGTAGTCGGTCTGGAAATGGTCTCCCGTCCCGAAATATACCGGCAGTTGCACGATAAATTGATCAACAGCTATGCCATGGATATTCCCATGTCCCGTCCCGGACAAAGCGGCCCGGCAATGATCAAGGTGGAAAAAATCCTGGAGCGGATCCGAGAGGCAAAAGAGGAGCGTTTTCCGTCTGTCGGCGTGGGAGAGGACCGTCGCTATACCGCAAGGGAACTGATGGGCTCGGCCCTGGTGGTTGATGACTGGATTGTGCATCTGGCGTTTTTTCGGACCGATCACAGCGGGCATGCACACGTTACGGCAGACCGAATGGCATCATTGGGACGACGGCGGGCATTTCACACCAGAAATTTCTGA
- a CDS encoding type II toxin-antitoxin system mRNA interferase toxin, RelE/StbE family, with translation MVRWTSPAKNDLKKIYDYIASDTKYYAKKVVQDIVETTQKLNDFPEIGRMIPEFNDNKIRELIIYSYRLVYEVKNGDVDILAIVHGKRDFFSVCHPV, from the coding sequence ATGGTGAGGTGGACGTCTCCAGCCAAAAATGACTTGAAAAAAATTTACGACTACATTGCTTCAGATACCAAATATTATGCGAAAAAGGTTGTCCAGGATATCGTGGAGACAACACAAAAATTAAATGACTTTCCTGAAATCGGTCGAATGATTCCAGAATTTAATGACAATAAAATCAGGGAATTAATCATCTATTCATACCGGCTTGTTTATGAGGTGAAAAACGGAGATGTCGATATCCTGGCGATCGTCCATGGAAAGCGGGATTTTTTCAGTGTATGTCATCCTGTATAA
- a CDS encoding DUF2442 domain-containing protein yields the protein MSDLFIEIHQATESAGGRLNEMESEWRLGMSTLEPKADERIVNVCFTDDTICVDLLDGRTIIAPLAWYPRLLHATPAQRTNWQLGGAGYGIYWPDIDEDLSVRGLLQGAPASRLVAVAA from the coding sequence ATGTCTGATCTGTTTATCGAAATCCATCAGGCAACCGAGTCGGCCGGAGGCCGACTGAACGAGATGGAATCCGAATGGAGGCTTGGAATGAGTACTTTGGAACCTAAGGCCGATGAACGCATTGTTAATGTATGTTTTACGGATGATACCATCTGTGTCGATCTTCTTGACGGGCGCACCATCATCGCACCCTTGGCATGGTATCCGCGACTGTTGCATGCAACACCTGCCCAACGGACAAATTGGCAACTTGGAGGGGCGGGATATGGGATTTACTGGCCGGATATTGATGAGGATCTGAGCGTGAGAGGCCTGCTACAGGGCGCCCCTGCCTCCCGTTTAGTGGCCGTTGCTGCATAA
- a CDS encoding sigma-70 family RNA polymerase sigma factor, producing MKKPQLPHSDSGPEKSLVRFDPLQRYLAEISAYKLLTREQERELALRVYHEDDSAAAIDLVTSNLRLVVKIALEFQRIWMQNLLDLIQEGNIGLIHAARKFDPYKNVKFSYYASFWIKAYILKFIMDNWRLVKIGTTQGQRKLFFKLKKEKQMLIDQGFDPKPKLLSEKLGVSEKEIIDMDQRLDGWDVSLDAPLKEDSDSERIEFVSTETESAEDQVARVQIETMLHHKLEGFKKLLTKRELEIFEQRVFSDSPATLQEIGDRYGISRERVRQVEKSIVKKMREYFKDELPDFASYIEDGLAK from the coding sequence ATGAAGAAACCTCAACTACCGCATTCCGATTCCGGTCCTGAAAAATCTCTGGTTCGATTCGATCCGCTTCAGCGGTATCTGGCGGAGATCAGTGCCTATAAATTGCTCACCCGGGAGCAGGAGAGGGAACTTGCACTGCGGGTATACCATGAAGATGACAGCGCGGCCGCCATTGATTTGGTGACATCCAATTTGCGTCTTGTCGTCAAGATTGCGCTTGAATTCCAGCGAATCTGGATGCAGAACCTCCTCGACCTGATTCAGGAAGGCAATATCGGCCTGATCCATGCCGCACGAAAATTCGATCCCTATAAAAATGTCAAGTTTTCCTATTATGCCTCTTTCTGGATCAAGGCATATATCCTCAAGTTTATCATGGACAATTGGCGGCTGGTGAAAATCGGGACTACCCAGGGGCAGCGGAAGCTTTTTTTTAAACTGAAAAAAGAGAAGCAGATGCTGATCGATCAGGGGTTCGACCCCAAGCCGAAGCTGCTGTCGGAAAAGCTGGGGGTCTCCGAAAAAGAAATCATCGATATGGACCAGCGCCTCGACGGGTGGGATGTGTCCCTGGATGCGCCGCTCAAGGAGGATTCCGATTCGGAGCGTATCGAATTCGTCAGCACCGAAACCGAATCCGCAGAAGATCAGGTAGCCCGGGTCCAAATCGAAACCATGCTGCATCACAAACTCGAGGGTTTCAAAAAACTGCTGACCAAACGGGAACTGGAAATTTTCGAACAGCGGGTATTTTCGGATTCTCCGGCTACGCTGCAGGAAATCGGAGATCGTTACGGTATTTCCCGGGAGCGTGTACGGCAGGTGGAAAAGAGCATCGTGAAGAAAATGCGGGAATATTTCAAGGATGAGCTTCCCGATTTTGCTTCGTATATTGAAGACGGTCTGGCAAAGTAG
- a CDS encoding tetratricopeptide repeat protein has protein sequence MRKLCFLLLGCSMLMTSGCAHLLSPETPESAPVAQEPASTPPAAQRAEQYFLVTEAELERSRGNLDSAASLFEKALANDPDSVVLKRELVTLYMQMGNMELADQKIRSLIARNPDDAETWFLWGRMYQEQKQEDKAIAAFTNAMNFNPDMIDVYYVLGDLYMEKGNKEEALKIYTRLAAKHPESYVAHFYLGKLYVQQGNFERGEKELRQVTELAPDLVEPWFELAEVYRQTHRLSDMQKAYEAILQRSPDNVRALFGLGVVYAQSKNLGQTQRIFHELALKSLSDINVIRTIVQDYVETERFSELLPAIEEMISITPQSADLQYLAGITFEAVHRNEDAITHYLLVGSDSRFYPSAIARIVFLYQQMKEPQKAVDVVQDAIRKSPDIAEFYLYMAVLKEDEGNLQQARDLLQHAISIDDQNDQLYFRLGVVLDKLEDKNGAIAAMKKAIEIDPENPNALNYLGYTYADMGIELDEAESLIQKALKNKPDDGFIIDSLGWVYFKKGDFARALEYLGKAASMVSDDPTILEHAADAYLKTGHTDKALELYRKALELSPKNAESLKQKIRSITEKNNAP, from the coding sequence ATGCGAAAATTATGCTTCCTGTTACTGGGATGCTCGATGTTGATGACATCCGGTTGCGCCCATCTGCTTTCACCCGAAACACCCGAATCTGCTCCGGTTGCACAGGAGCCTGCATCGACACCTCCTGCCGCCCAAAGAGCGGAGCAATATTTTCTGGTAACCGAGGCCGAGTTGGAGCGCAGCAGAGGCAATCTGGACAGCGCGGCCAGCCTTTTCGAAAAAGCCCTCGCCAACGATCCCGATTCGGTGGTGCTGAAACGGGAGCTCGTGACCCTCTATATGCAAATGGGAAACATGGAGCTTGCCGACCAGAAGATCCGATCCCTGATTGCCCGCAACCCGGACGATGCAGAAACCTGGTTTCTATGGGGCCGGATGTACCAGGAGCAGAAGCAGGAAGACAAGGCTATAGCCGCCTTTACCAACGCCATGAATTTCAACCCCGACATGATCGATGTGTATTATGTCCTCGGCGATCTTTACATGGAAAAGGGAAACAAGGAAGAGGCGCTGAAGATTTATACCAGACTGGCCGCAAAGCACCCCGAATCCTACGTGGCCCATTTTTACCTCGGCAAGCTCTATGTGCAGCAGGGAAATTTCGAGCGCGGGGAAAAAGAGTTGCGGCAAGTGACCGAGCTGGCTCCCGATCTTGTCGAGCCATGGTTCGAGCTGGCTGAAGTCTATCGCCAAACACATCGGCTGAGCGACATGCAGAAAGCCTACGAGGCCATCCTCCAAAGAAGTCCCGACAACGTCCGGGCACTGTTCGGGCTGGGTGTCGTGTATGCGCAATCGAAGAACCTGGGGCAGACGCAGCGGATTTTCCATGAGCTCGCGCTGAAAAGCCTCTCGGATATCAACGTGATTCGGACCATTGTTCAGGATTACGTGGAAACGGAGCGCTTTTCGGAACTGTTGCCGGCCATCGAGGAAATGATTTCGATCACACCGCAGAGCGCGGATCTGCAATATCTCGCAGGCATTACCTTTGAGGCGGTGCATCGAAACGAGGATGCCATTACGCATTATTTGCTGGTCGGCTCCGATTCGAGGTTTTATCCTTCCGCCATTGCGCGTATCGTCTTTCTATACCAGCAAATGAAAGAACCCCAGAAGGCCGTGGATGTCGTCCAGGATGCCATTAGAAAGTCTCCCGATATCGCAGAGTTCTATCTGTATATGGCAGTTCTGAAAGAGGATGAAGGGAACTTGCAGCAAGCCCGGGATTTGCTTCAGCATGCCATTTCCATCGATGATCAGAACGATCAGCTCTATTTCAGGCTTGGCGTGGTCCTGGATAAACTGGAAGACAAGAACGGCGCCATCGCGGCCATGAAAAAGGCCATCGAAATCGATCCTGAAAATCCGAATGCACTGAATTACCTGGGATATACGTATGCGGATATGGGTATCGAACTGGACGAGGCCGAAAGCCTCATCCAAAAGGCTCTTAAAAACAAGCCGGATGATGGATTCATTATCGACAGCCTCGGCTGGGTGTATTTCAAGAAGGGGGATTTTGCCCGGGCGCTGGAATATCTCGGCAAAGCCGCTTCCATGGTTTCGGATGATCCCACCATCCTTGAACATGCAGCGGATGCGTATCTCAAAACCGGGCATACTGACAAGGCGCTGGAATTGTATCGAAAGGCGCTGGAGCTCTCGCCGAAAAACGCCGAGTCCCTGAAGCAGAAAATCCGCAGCATAACCGAAAAAAACAACGCACCATGA
- a CDS encoding DUF4292 domain-containing protein: MLAPPTGPVSPAALAMYAELKARNQDIQSLKAIGDIRLETSKGTRVAHIAFTVLRPDKMRMTIMAISGVTVADVATDGATLTMIDHEQGGFYREDMRDRDLARLLDLPIRPAEVIAIVCGVMPPVNPGTMSLTGPDGDHLLQLTLFDESRKPTLQVRYDTGQHRPREIVVFKADGDTAYRASIERETAIDGHTIPVRISFADDSGHSFRLTMDNVWINPGAAEHIFVLQP; the protein is encoded by the coding sequence ATGCTCGCGCCTCCAACGGGGCCCGTTTCTCCCGCCGCTCTGGCCATGTATGCAGAGCTGAAAGCCCGCAACCAGGATATTCAAAGCCTCAAGGCCATCGGCGATATCCGCTTGGAAACTTCAAAAGGGACCCGGGTGGCTCATATCGCTTTTACGGTATTGCGACCGGACAAAATGCGCATGACGATCATGGCCATCTCCGGTGTGACCGTTGCGGATGTGGCAACGGATGGCGCAACACTGACGATGATCGATCATGAGCAAGGCGGATTCTATCGTGAAGACATGCGGGACAGGGATCTTGCCCGGCTCCTCGATCTGCCGATTCGACCTGCCGAGGTCATTGCGATCGTATGCGGCGTGATGCCGCCGGTCAATCCCGGGACCATGTCCCTGACGGGTCCGGACGGAGATCATCTCCTGCAATTGACACTCTTTGACGAGAGCCGAAAACCGACGCTTCAGGTCCGCTACGATACCGGCCAACATCGCCCCAGGGAAATCGTTGTGTTCAAAGCGGATGGTGATACCGCTTATCGGGCATCGATCGAGCGGGAAACGGCTATCGATGGCCATACAATTCCGGTGCGCATAAGCTTTGCGGACGACTCAGGCCATTCCTTCCGTCTGACGATGGACAACGTCTGGATCAATCCCGGGGCCGCTGAACATATCTTCGTTCTGCAGCCGTGA
- a CDS encoding ATP-grasp domain-containing protein — MKFSRTIIALENRLKSCRNVRTLGVKPQFSDYSPEERLAILEAPTVYYPSSWYAELFDTMGKPTFPSHHTYRFAQDKIKQNAIFDLVGIPHPATRIFYGPRQHKSILDHFDFPFIAKTPRGSARGVGVYLIHDERELGAYLARCRIAYIQEYLPIDRDIRVVVVANRLLHAYWRIAPPGEFRSNVSAGGSISPESVPWQAMDLALHTASRCHLDDVGIDICRKGEGFAVLEINVKYGKEGFLKAGLNYSEMMENLIEHGII, encoded by the coding sequence ATGAAGTTTTCCAGAACCATCATTGCCCTGGAAAACAGGCTGAAATCCTGCCGAAATGTCCGCACCCTCGGCGTCAAACCGCAATTTTCGGATTACAGCCCCGAAGAACGGCTGGCCATTCTGGAAGCGCCAACGGTCTATTATCCGTCCTCCTGGTATGCCGAACTCTTCGATACCATGGGAAAACCAACTTTTCCATCTCATCACACCTACCGCTTCGCACAGGATAAAATCAAGCAGAATGCCATTTTTGATCTGGTCGGCATTCCCCATCCGGCTACCCGGATATTCTACGGCCCCAGGCAGCACAAATCCATTCTGGATCATTTCGACTTTCCTTTCATCGCCAAAACGCCGCGGGGCTCCGCCCGGGGGGTGGGTGTATACCTGATTCATGATGAAAGGGAATTGGGTGCCTATCTTGCCAGATGCCGCATCGCCTACATCCAGGAATACCTTCCCATCGATCGCGATATCCGGGTTGTTGTCGTTGCCAATCGCCTGCTGCATGCCTACTGGCGGATCGCACCTCCGGGGGAGTTCCGGAGCAATGTGTCTGCAGGGGGCAGCATTTCTCCGGAGTCCGTTCCCTGGCAGGCCATGGATCTGGCGCTGCACACGGCATCCCGTTGTCATCTCGATGATGTCGGAATCGATATTTGCAGGAAAGGGGAGGGGTTTGCCGTGCTCGAAATCAATGTGAAGTACGGTAAGGAAGGGTTCTTGAAAGCCGGACTCAATTACAGCGAGATGATGGAGAATCTGATCGAGCATGGAATCATTTGA
- a CDS encoding deoxyguanosinetriphosphate triphosphohydrolase family protein encodes MESFDAAIPLKIRKQLDRLEHENLSPMAAYSDRAVRRKREERLDADYRQTYSIDVDRILHSHAYTRYIDKTQVFYLIENDHITHRVLHVQLVSRISRTIGKFLRLNQDLIEAIALGHDIGHAPFGHEGESYLSELCVANGIGHFLHNVQSIQFLERVERDGTGWNLCLETLDGILCHDGERHDQALAPCRNRRFEDLDRMITGKTRDPQLPLTPMTLEGCVVRMADTISYIGRDIEDAIRLGLIQRNDIPAACRKVLGDSNGTIVWRLVTDMIRCSEGKDAITFSPEISDAVERLKAFNLERIYLNAKIKRHSGAIRRMFAYLFETCLSDLEHSRHDSLIFRSYLRNKAPVYLENHDPAEIVRDFISGMTDSYFLRQCPEAMKADVVATPIP; translated from the coding sequence ATGGAATCATTTGATGCCGCCATTCCCCTGAAGATTCGGAAACAACTGGATCGCTTGGAGCACGAAAACCTCAGCCCGATGGCCGCCTACAGTGATCGGGCCGTAAGAAGAAAACGGGAAGAGCGGCTCGATGCCGACTATCGGCAGACATATTCCATCGATGTCGATCGGATTCTGCATTCCCATGCCTATACCCGCTACATCGACAAAACGCAGGTATTCTATCTCATCGAAAACGACCACATCACCCATCGGGTACTCCATGTGCAGCTCGTTTCCAGAATTTCCCGAACCATCGGAAAATTCCTGCGGCTGAATCAGGACCTTATCGAAGCCATCGCGCTTGGGCACGATATCGGCCACGCCCCGTTCGGGCACGAGGGAGAAAGCTATCTCTCCGAATTGTGCGTTGCAAACGGGATCGGTCATTTCCTGCACAATGTCCAGAGCATTCAGTTCCTGGAGCGTGTCGAACGGGATGGCACGGGGTGGAACCTGTGTCTCGAAACGCTTGACGGTATTCTGTGCCATGATGGTGAAAGGCACGATCAGGCGCTCGCGCCTTGCCGAAACCGGCGTTTTGAAGACCTGGATCGCATGATCACCGGGAAAACACGCGATCCGCAGTTGCCTCTTACGCCCATGACCCTCGAAGGGTGCGTGGTGCGGATGGCCGATACCATCAGTTATATCGGTCGCGACATCGAAGACGCCATCCGGCTGGGGTTGATTCAGCGAAACGATATTCCGGCGGCATGCAGGAAGGTGCTCGGCGACAGCAACGGCACCATTGTGTGGCGACTGGTGACGGATATGATCCGCTGCAGCGAAGGCAAAGACGCCATCACCTTCAGTCCGGAAATATCGGATGCGGTGGAGCGGTTGAAAGCATTCAATTTGGAGCGTATCTATCTCAACGCGAAAATCAAACGGCATTCCGGCGCCATCCGCCGCATGTTCGCCTATCTGTTCGAGACCTGCCTTTCCGATCTCGAACATTCGCGTCACGATTCCCTGATTTTTAGGAGTTATCTTCGAAACAAGGCCCCGGTTTATCTCGAAAACCATGACCCCGCCGAAATCGTGAGGGATTTCATCTCAGGGATGACCGATTCCTATTTTCTGCGGCAATGCCCGGAGGCCATGAAAGCGGACGTCGTTGCCACCCCCATCCCCTGA
- a CDS encoding UPF0280 family protein, with product MNDQPGFSEKTYRRIAQHPSLANYRVIQEQTDLWISTDRDLSSLAREAVLECRSQLEGYIDLYPEFLRTLCPWPAGGPAPEIVRNMIRAAAHAGVGPMAAVAGAIAEMVGVRLMNHSRTVIIENGGDIFLFADTPVVAAVFAGKSPLSMRIGLRIDAAGTPCSLCTSSGTVGHSLSFGRADAVSVISRSCALADAAATAIANRVQTDADIESAIAFGQSIAEVEGVLIIVGKHIGAWGKVEIVPLTGKRY from the coding sequence ATGAATGATCAACCCGGATTTTCCGAAAAAACCTACCGCCGTATCGCCCAACACCCATCCCTGGCCAACTACAGGGTGATCCAGGAGCAGACGGATTTGTGGATCAGCACAGATCGGGATCTATCCAGTCTCGCGCGGGAGGCGGTCCTCGAATGCCGCAGTCAGTTGGAAGGGTATATCGATTTGTACCCTGAATTTTTGCGAACGCTTTGTCCATGGCCGGCTGGCGGGCCGGCGCCTGAAATCGTTCGAAACATGATCCGGGCAGCGGCGCATGCCGGTGTCGGCCCGATGGCAGCCGTAGCCGGTGCCATCGCCGAAATGGTTGGGGTGCGATTGATGAATCATTCCCGCACCGTGATCATCGAAAACGGGGGAGATATCTTCCTGTTCGCCGATACGCCAGTCGTTGCAGCCGTATTTGCCGGGAAAAGCCCTTTAAGCATGAGAATCGGCTTGCGAATCGATGCGGCAGGAACACCGTGCAGCCTGTGTACTTCCTCCGGAACGGTGGGCCATTCCCTGAGTTTCGGCAGGGCCGATGCCGTGAGCGTCATCTCCCGCTCCTGCGCGCTGGCGGACGCTGCCGCAACAGCCATTGCCAACCGGGTTCAAACCGATGCGGACATTGAATCGGCTATCGCTTTCGGTCAATCGATAGCGGAGGTGGAAGGCGTTTTGATCATTGTCGGAAAACACATCGGCGCATGGGGCAAGGTGGAGATTGTCCCGCTAACCGGAAAAAGATATTGA
- a CDS encoding HIT family protein produces MQTLWAPWRIEYIKGLKEPGCVFCNALEIHDELTLYKGARTMVVMNKYPYINGHLLVAPIRHLSSLDQLETVEMTNVMAMIRHSIQALKHLMNPDGFNVGLNLGRVAGAGVEEHLHFHIVPRWFGDTNALTVFADVRVIPEHLEETHRNLKPLFDKIDKSF; encoded by the coding sequence GTGCAGACGTTGTGGGCTCCCTGGCGCATCGAGTATATCAAGGGCTTGAAAGAACCCGGATGCGTGTTTTGCAATGCGCTCGAAATTCATGATGAGCTGACCCTGTACAAAGGGGCCAGAACCATGGTGGTCATGAACAAATATCCTTACATCAACGGCCACCTGCTTGTAGCGCCCATCCGTCACCTGTCTTCCCTCGATCAGTTGGAAACCGTCGAAATGACCAATGTCATGGCGATGATCCGGCATTCCATTCAGGCACTGAAGCACCTCATGAATCCCGACGGGTTCAATGTCGGTCTGAATCTGGGCAGGGTTGCCGGTGCGGGTGTCGAAGAGCACCTGCATTTTCATATCGTACCCCGCTGGTTCGGAGATACCAATGCCTTGACCGTTTTCGCCGATGTGCGCGTGATCCCCGAGCATCTCGAGGAAACCCACCGGAATCTCAAACCCCTTTTCGACAAAATCGACAAATCGTTCTGA
- a CDS encoding lipopolysaccharide assembly protein LapA domain-containing protein: protein MKKLKLILLIVVIALLGALFYQNKGYFLAAPLIVLNLYFRQIEISTVSNVMMIVGAFVIGVLLSYFMTLAGRFKTSKLIKNLNDTVAQQQETISSLKARMEQPVSHVEQPTDASIVDTVAKEM, encoded by the coding sequence ATGAAAAAACTCAAGCTGATCCTGTTGATTGTCGTGATCGCGCTGCTTGGCGCCCTCTTTTATCAGAACAAGGGGTATTTTTTGGCGGCGCCGCTCATCGTTTTGAATCTTTATTTCAGACAAATCGAAATTTCCACGGTATCCAATGTGATGATGATCGTCGGCGCTTTCGTCATCGGGGTTCTCCTGAGTTATTTCATGACACTCGCAGGCCGGTTCAAGACATCGAAACTCATCAAGAATCTCAATGATACGGTGGCACAGCAGCAGGAGACGATCTCATCGCTCAAAGCCCGGATGGAGCAGCCTGTCAGCCATGTCGAGCAGCCGACGGATGCATCCATCGTGGATACCGTTGCCAAGGAAATGTGA